From one Gossypium hirsutum isolate 1008001.06 chromosome D08, Gossypium_hirsutum_v2.1, whole genome shotgun sequence genomic stretch:
- the LOC121220151 gene encoding non-specific lipid transfer protein GPI-anchored 6 — protein sequence MASSILPCILLITVLFGLASSDVNQDKAECKNHLMGLAPCLSFVDGEAKTPTVDCCGGLKQVLGKSKKCLCVVIRDRDESSAGLKINATLAAALPSACRAKVNMTDCISLLHLAPNSQEAKLFEGYQKLTERNPIMATTTPSTTGKSTGNGAEKSGGGKGNEMALGASLWVFTMLLLNFGV from the exons ATGGCGTCTTCAATACTCCCATGCATATTACTTATTACGGTACTGTTCGGTTTAGCGAGCTCCGACGTGAACCAAGACAAAGCCGAGTGCAAGAACCATTTGATGGGGTTGGCTCCGTGTTTGTCGTTCGTCGACGGTGAGGCTAAAACCCCCACCGTGGATTGCTGTGGTGGGCTTAAACAGGTGTTGGGTAAGAGCAAGAAGTGTCTCTGTGTGGTGATCAGAGATAGGGATGAATCCAGCGCCGGGCTTAAGATCAACGCCACACTCGCCGCCGCTCTTCCCTCCGCTTGCCGTGCCAAAGTTAACATGACTGATTGCATTT CCCTTCTCCATTTGGCACCAAATTCCCAGGAAGCGAAGTTATTTGAAGGATATCAAAAGCTGACAGAAAGGAACCCCATAATGGCCACTACCACCCCATCTACCACCG GGAAGTCCACAGGCAATGGTGCAGAGAAGAGTGGGGgaggaaaaggaaatgaaatggctTTGGGAGCTTCTTTATGGGTTTTCACTATGCTTCTTCTTAACTTTGGTGTGTAA